DNA sequence from the Acidimicrobiales bacterium genome:
CCGGGCCCCTGGCCCGCGGGCATGGGGAACCACCACACCCCATCTGCATGTGGAGGGATCCTGGCAGGCCCGGGTGACGCGGACGGCCGGCACGGGGTGAGGGGACTGGCCTCCGTCAGGCACGCCGACCGAAACGGGCAAGCAGCAGGGTCTGGGCGTCCGCGTGGCCGGGCACCGGGGGCGGCGCGGCGATCGCACCTGCACTGCGGTAAGCCTCCTCCACGGCTTTGAACCAGGTCGCGCAGGACGCGACGAGCTCTTCGTCCAGGTGCTCGTCCGCGCCGATGGCACGAGCCAGGTCCCACGCGTGGATCAGGTGGTCGGCGAACAGCTGCAGGGTGTACTCGCTGCCGGGGAAGTCGCCGAACGACAGGTGGACGATCCGGTCCATCGCTCCGTCGGCTTGGACGGCGCGCACCGCTCCGGCACAGGCCGCGGTCCAGGCGGCCTTTGGCTCGGAACCGAGCACGTCGCCCTCGAAGCGGTCACCCACCTCGGCGATCGTGGATCCAGCCAGCAACGGCGGCGCCCACAGATCCTCGCCGGCCAGATGGTTCACCAGGTCGCGGACCGTCCAGTCCTCATCCGGGGTCGCGGCCTGCCACTGGTGGTCGCCGATCTGCCGGACGCGGGAGTCGAACTCCGCGACGGCGCGGCCAAACATCGCGGGGATGTCCATGTGCCCCTCCCTGCGCCTGAACGTATACCCACCTTAGGCACAAGACCACGGTGATGGCACGACAAGCATGAGCTTGGACAGGCCTGGGGCGCGGGTGGCGACGAGCGGGACGATGAGTTCACCGAGGCGCCCGGTCCGTCTCTCCAGGAGCACCAGCACGCCGCCACAGTTCCCCGCCGCAGGACACCACCGGCGTAGCCGGGCACGTCGCCGGGACGGGGGCGCAGCGCCGCGCCGGTCCGCCGGGTTTCTC
Encoded proteins:
- a CDS encoding TIGR03086 family metal-binding protein; amino-acid sequence: MDIPAMFGRAVAEFDSRVRQIGDHQWQAATPDEDWTVRDLVNHLAGEDLWAPPLLAGSTIAEVGDRFEGDVLGSEPKAAWTAACAGAVRAVQADGAMDRIVHLSFGDFPGSEYTLQLFADHLIHAWDLARAIGADEHLDEELVASCATWFKAVEEAYRSAGAIAAPPPVPGHADAQTLLLARFGRRA